The sequence ATGACCGTCACACCACTTGACAGATGTGAATTTGAACCTGATGTGGTGGTGGTTGTAGGAACCGCCAGCAAACTTATGCGTGTGGCTGCGACACTTTCCAAAGTGAAAGGCGGCATGGTAGATGCAAAATTCAAAGGTGAATTCGCGGTCTGTGGAGAATGTACGACCATCCCGGTAATGGAGAACAAGGTGAACCTCTCACTTTTGTGTGCCGGAGCTCGTATGTTCAGTGATTACAGGAACGATGAGATAGTATTCGGATTCCCTATGGGGGCTTTTGTTGAACTCACAGAATCGCTGAAGGAAGAGAGTATCACAAAAGCGCTCTGTGGCTGTTTGATGGATGACCTCCCGGCACGTTTGGTGGATGCTATCCTGGCACTTGGTTTCACGAAAGGTACGGATCATTTCATCGGACGTTTCGGGGATGAGATCGTAAGGCTATACATTCCAAAGGACGAAAGTGGAAAGAGCTCATCAGTAACCCTGCATGTTCCTGTCAAGTTCAAAGATGCAAATGCAGCAAAAGCTTCGGAAGAAGTTGCAACCGACCTGTTCGAGGAACCGATGAACTATCGTCTCAGGGATAACTGGGTAGATTCAATACTGCTGATCGACCTTCACGAACCGATAAGGCGTGCAGCCATGAAACCTGAGAAGTTCAACGCACTTGTCAACAATGGAATAGAGGCAATGCTGGATCGTGTTGCAAAGTTCAAGCGCAAGACGATACAGTGAAACATTCGTAAAAGCAGTTCTTCTATAAG comes from Methanococcoides sp. AM1 and encodes:
- a CDS encoding DUF169 domain-containing protein; the protein is MKYTELTKQFRQFFELPLTPVAVKFNSDDEPNIPHPMRYCEIVRKAAAFGTSYTCSADDMSCASAELALGFTEPAYGDVYPRVKPADTRTMTVTPLDRCEFEPDVVVVVGTASKLMRVAATLSKVKGGMVDAKFKGEFAVCGECTTIPVMENKVNLSLLCAGARMFSDYRNDEIVFGFPMGAFVELTESLKEESITKALCGCLMDDLPARLVDAILALGFTKGTDHFIGRFGDEIVRLYIPKDESGKSSSVTLHVPVKFKDANAAKASEEVATDLFEEPMNYRLRDNWVDSILLIDLHEPIRRAAMKPEKFNALVNNGIEAMLDRVAKFKRKTIQ